From Variimorphobacter saccharofermentans, one genomic window encodes:
- a CDS encoding phosphoenolpyruvate carboxykinase (ATP), which produces MLNQITYCINRKVYSFDKDLLTGISMKYDTNSIHYTSIVNKVGLYFTAGSREVIDTMKKYYQEMTWSSFTGPIVHIHLMKAPSYDDKIFWITEQDNLLKGQNQNGDTFYCFNNNMAKVTSTGHRIEVHYVDKEFSLFLPLLIKVIEGVVIEHHIGLGFFPVHGALMIHDVKVYMLLGSSQSGKTTLMELLAERGYQALSDDIIFLDLHGRAYPFGHYVKQNCDDRMDKRVCEDFYVEQSIHITRRIIPIPSTPYENGLNIDCIVFPSISAIEEAKLYESSMGETMLHQLLSDYPNGYFVEADFNYCQAAIMISQLLKCRMLEMRFAYNKDNGRVVKLWEKNMEQ; this is translated from the coding sequence ATGCTTAATCAGATTACTTACTGCATCAACCGTAAGGTATATTCCTTTGATAAAGACCTATTAACCGGCATTTCGATGAAATATGATACAAATTCAATTCATTATACTTCAATTGTTAATAAGGTGGGCTTGTATTTTACTGCTGGTTCCAGGGAAGTGATAGATACAATGAAGAAATACTATCAAGAAATGACCTGGAGTAGCTTCACCGGACCCATTGTACATATTCATTTGATGAAAGCACCCTCCTATGATGATAAAATATTCTGGATTACAGAGCAGGATAATCTTCTAAAGGGTCAAAATCAGAACGGAGACACCTTCTACTGCTTCAATAATAATATGGCAAAGGTAACGAGTACGGGACACCGCATAGAGGTTCATTATGTCGATAAGGAATTTTCATTATTTTTGCCTCTGTTAATCAAGGTGATAGAAGGAGTTGTTATTGAACATCATATTGGACTGGGCTTTTTTCCGGTTCATGGAGCTTTGATGATTCATGATGTGAAAGTATATATGCTACTTGGGTCATCCCAATCCGGTAAAACCACATTAATGGAGCTTTTGGCAGAAAGGGGTTACCAGGCATTAAGTGATGATATCATTTTCTTGGATTTACATGGCAGGGCCTATCCATTCGGACATTACGTAAAGCAGAATTGCGATGACAGAATGGATAAAAGAGTCTGTGAGGATTTCTATGTGGAGCAAAGTATACATATCACAAGAAGAATTATTCCAATCCCCTCTACACCATATGAGAATGGTTTGAATATAGATTGTATTGTATTTCCGAGTATTTCTGCTATTGAAGAGGCAAAACTGTACGAAAGCAGTATGGGCGAGACGATGCTTCATCAGCTGCTTAGTGATTATCCGAATGGTTATTTTGTAGAAGCAGATTTTAATTATTGTCAGGCGGCAATTATGATTAGCCAGTTGCTAAAGTGCAGGATGCTCGAAATGAGATTTGCCTATAACAAGGACAACGGAAGGGTTGTGAAATTATGGGAGAAGAATATGGAACAATAA
- a CDS encoding insulinase family protein yields the protein MGEEYGTIITSDGTGSMNIMAAGCWFDSGSFSDPSNLPGLHHFLEHILLNIPNIKKQFHKLKEKGILVNAFTSHEIMCFYAASPEEDMEEIMEFMKELLSSKIDPNEDLGFENERNIILSELEYHNILVEHARESILNRMFPELRDRFRILGTNEGIKSIRLEDVSELYNNIANRSCRFLTLCGNGIDQWLMDKQERYQGFNKNTCHSGQEDKSIHTNLQYHPVQSAGEALHYSKDKIVHYTAGMFFRKEFRKEGQVFSEYVKEQLTEELRERLSITYRVETSNLNFRSGYVTFWMIKTLGQNVPLITEKIHLLIEKMKEEQAALLNQLERKIRIRNSIKNNNVLSSLLKLGYENTILKDETDDCDFIAFIKTMQNRKGDFYQNVIEL from the coding sequence ATGGGAGAAGAATATGGAACAATAATTACTTCCGATGGAACGGGGAGTATGAATATAATGGCGGCTGGCTGTTGGTTTGATTCGGGATCCTTTTCTGATCCTTCTAATCTTCCCGGATTACATCATTTCCTGGAGCATATTCTACTGAATATTCCGAACATAAAGAAGCAATTTCATAAGCTGAAGGAAAAGGGAATTCTGGTTAATGCATTCACATCCCATGAAATCATGTGCTTCTATGCAGCCTCTCCGGAAGAGGATATGGAAGAAATTATGGAGTTTATGAAGGAACTTCTTTCTAGCAAAATTGACCCAAATGAAGATTTGGGCTTTGAGAATGAACGTAATATTATCTTAAGTGAGCTGGAGTACCACAATATTCTCGTGGAACATGCAAGAGAAAGTATTTTAAACAGGATGTTTCCGGAATTACGGGATAGATTTCGTATTCTCGGAACAAATGAGGGAATTAAGTCAATAAGGTTGGAGGATGTTTCTGAATTATATAATAATATTGCGAACAGAAGTTGTAGGTTCCTTACTCTGTGTGGCAATGGTATCGATCAATGGTTAATGGATAAACAGGAAAGATATCAGGGCTTCAATAAGAATACCTGTCATTCTGGACAGGAAGACAAGTCCATTCATACTAATTTGCAATATCATCCGGTGCAGAGTGCGGGGGAGGCTCTGCATTATTCGAAGGATAAAATAGTTCACTATACGGCCGGAATGTTTTTTCGTAAAGAATTTCGTAAAGAAGGGCAGGTTTTCTCTGAATATGTGAAGGAGCAATTAACGGAGGAGCTAAGAGAAAGGCTGAGTATTACTTACCGCGTGGAAACCTCTAATCTGAATTTTCGCTCTGGATATGTGACCTTTTGGATGATCAAGACGTTGGGTCAGAATGTCCCACTGATTACAGAGAAGATCCATTTGCTGATCGAGAAAATGAAGGAGGAACAAGCAGCTCTTCTTAATCAACTGGAACGAAAGATCAGGATAAGAAACAGTATCAAAAACAACAATGTCTTAAGCAGCCTGCTGAAACTGGGATATGAGAATACCATCTTAAAGGATGAAACGGATGATTGTGATTTTATCGCATTTATAAAAACAATGCAAAATAGAAAAGGGGACTTTTATCAAAATGTCATTGAATTATGA
- a CDS encoding B12-binding domain-containing radical SAM protein translates to MYDIILVNPIKIRDSYVMLPLGTLTLATILEENHINVKIVDFNYLWEKKLLDKEKNIKALLEEMCDYLLGLSPGIIGFSTNSSCHHVAIELARLLKEKGTPKVIFGGHQASLCAIETMNQFPWIDLVSVGEGEYNIVPITKALLNNEPLDQIPGIVFRESNMIISTGEAKLMENLDLLPMLHYDLIPMDIETNRANKIAFPIEVGRSCPFQCTFCCTKTFWKQKPRMKSTERLISEIEFIIEKYGIYDFHFLHDLFTFHQQKVIDFCNQVIAKQLPIRWICSIRVDTVNESLIRIMKEAGCQKVFLGIETASAKLQKVIRKNLNISNIWEKVQLLQKYHIKVEAGFMYGFPEEEEEDLNQTLNMMLRGAGLGYWFPEIGVLNVENGTEIHDQIKDRLYIKKNLDNIYLCGYEEFEYFYPMFSKHKDIFPHFCDFDSITRQQYAYLDRFVWILVSMLFLGFKTSISMLIKLYENNILAIYTDLVTECSEKFQSIFVENFAVTNSTDRDSIEKRIDLLNTFAEIIAQNKEYGSVITEIFELDQQIVMLRLYGEIGESVELNFQYDLLQIKQSGKMNTDIGKYRIILEKTEGNRIKMEGFSKNIQPVC, encoded by the coding sequence ATGTATGATATCATACTGGTTAATCCGATAAAAATTAGGGACAGCTATGTGATGCTGCCGCTGGGTACCTTAACATTGGCAACAATATTAGAGGAAAATCATATCAATGTAAAGATAGTAGATTTTAATTATCTTTGGGAAAAAAAGCTTCTTGATAAAGAGAAGAATATAAAGGCACTTCTGGAGGAAATGTGTGATTATCTGCTTGGTTTATCTCCTGGAATAATTGGCTTCAGCACCAACAGCTCCTGTCATCATGTAGCAATTGAGCTGGCTCGCTTACTGAAGGAGAAGGGAACCCCAAAGGTGATATTCGGAGGTCATCAGGCCAGTCTGTGTGCGATTGAGACCATGAATCAATTTCCTTGGATTGATTTGGTTTCTGTGGGAGAAGGAGAATACAACATTGTTCCAATTACGAAGGCTCTGCTTAATAATGAACCACTGGATCAGATACCAGGTATCGTATTTCGGGAATCCAATATGATAATAAGTACCGGGGAAGCAAAACTGATGGAAAATCTGGATTTACTTCCAATGTTGCATTACGATCTGATTCCCATGGATATTGAAACCAACAGGGCTAATAAAATAGCATTTCCCATTGAAGTAGGCAGAAGCTGTCCATTTCAATGCACATTCTGCTGTACGAAGACCTTCTGGAAGCAGAAGCCCCGAATGAAGAGCACGGAGCGATTAATTTCGGAGATAGAATTTATCATTGAGAAGTATGGAATATATGATTTCCATTTTCTTCATGATTTATTTACCTTTCATCAGCAAAAGGTCATTGATTTTTGCAATCAGGTAATTGCAAAGCAGCTTCCAATACGCTGGATCTGCAGTATTCGAGTAGATACAGTCAACGAAAGCCTGATACGAATTATGAAGGAGGCAGGATGTCAAAAGGTCTTCTTAGGAATTGAGACAGCCTCTGCAAAGCTACAGAAAGTAATCAGGAAGAACCTGAACATATCAAATATATGGGAAAAGGTTCAGCTTCTGCAAAAATACCATATAAAAGTAGAAGCAGGCTTTATGTATGGATTTCCGGAAGAAGAGGAGGAGGATCTAAATCAGACGCTGAATATGATGCTGCGCGGTGCCGGCCTCGGTTATTGGTTCCCGGAAATCGGAGTTTTGAATGTGGAAAATGGTACGGAAATACACGACCAGATCAAAGATCGCTTATATATCAAGAAAAATCTGGACAATATTTATCTGTGTGGATACGAGGAATTTGAATATTTCTATCCCATGTTTTCGAAGCACAAGGATATCTTTCCGCATTTTTGCGATTTTGACAGTATTACAAGACAACAGTATGCATATTTAGATCGATTTGTCTGGATATTAGTTAGTATGCTATTCCTTGGCTTTAAGACCTCCATCAGTATGCTGATTAAGTTATATGAGAATAATATCCTAGCCATTTATACAGATTTAGTAACAGAATGCAGCGAGAAGTTCCAGAGTATATTCGTTGAGAATTTTGCAGTAACCAATAGCACGGATCGGGATTCTATTGAGAAAAGAATTGACTTATTAAATACTTTTGCAGAGATTATTGCGCAGAATAAAGAGTATGGATCCGTTATTACTGAGATATTTGAATTAGACCAGCAGATCGTAATGCTTCGTTTGTATGGAGAAATCGGAGAGAGTGTGGAGTTAAATTTCCAATATGATTTGCTTCAGATCAAACAATCTGGTAAAATGAATACAGATATTGGAAAATACAGGATAATACTAGAAAAAACAGAAGGTAATCGAATTAAGATGGAGGGTTTCTCAAAGAATATCCAGCCTGTTTGTTAG
- a CDS encoding CPBP family intramembrane glutamic endopeptidase, which produces MEGIKRAPMLSFILKFIIFLLIYSAISTLTDEAVYVKRIAQFFLYVLFAFILHREKGVEFHYKFHFHILDFIIAFLLLFSSIIFYEGTIEKLIDTYFNYEISLPESEGVMDEMFRYPIPLFLQICVTAPVFEELLMRGYLLKTVSVKYSVGVGILLNSLFFSFLHFDFVNTLFYFMIGILLSYIYLKTGSLLHCILLHFSINFTALLSYYLEFEMPGQNISISMLLLMGVIIVITMFYFIRKPQQKIAVLSVK; this is translated from the coding sequence ATGGAAGGTATAAAAAGAGCACCGATGCTTTCTTTTATCTTAAAGTTTATTATTTTTCTACTCATCTACTCAGCAATAAGTACCCTGACGGATGAAGCTGTGTATGTCAAGCGAATTGCACAGTTTTTCCTGTATGTGTTATTTGCCTTTATATTACACAGAGAAAAAGGAGTGGAGTTTCATTATAAATTCCATTTTCATATTCTGGACTTTATCATAGCATTTTTGCTATTATTTTCATCGATTATTTTTTATGAGGGAACCATCGAGAAACTGATTGATACTTATTTTAATTATGAGATATCCCTTCCGGAGAGCGAAGGTGTTATGGATGAGATGTTTCGTTATCCGATCCCTCTTTTTCTGCAAATCTGTGTCACTGCTCCGGTCTTTGAAGAGCTTTTGATGAGGGGTTATTTACTAAAGACAGTAAGCGTAAAATATTCTGTAGGTGTAGGAATTTTACTAAACAGCTTATTTTTCTCCTTCTTGCATTTTGATTTTGTAAATACCTTATTCTATTTTATGATTGGTATCCTGTTAAGCTACATTTATCTGAAAACAGGTTCCTTACTACATTGTATTCTACTGCATTTTTCCATTAATTTCACCGCTTTGCTGTCCTATTATTTAGAATTTGAAATGCCCGGTCAGAATATCAGTATTTCTATGCTGCTCCTTATGGGGGTAATTATCGTAATAACTATGTTTTATTTTATCCGAAAACCCCAACAAAAGATTGCTGTATTATCTGTAAAATAA
- a CDS encoding amino acid ABC transporter substrate-binding protein, protein MKKLFSLIMVTLMIISLTACQKSTGSDESLKYIQDNGKLILGLDDSFPPMGFRDDADNIVGFDVDLAQAVCDKLGVELVLQPIEWDAKEQELNTKNIDCIWNGFSVTPDRLEKLTMSKPYMLNNITLVVTKNSDITKFDDMAGKRLAVQSGSSAEETLNSEENKDFKDSLGQVNPFSDYVTALMDLETGNSDAVLMDSVVANYMITEAGKDFVVLDETLLKDEYAIGFRKGDTALCEAVEKALKELKADGTVEKLAVKWFGSDITTIE, encoded by the coding sequence ATGAAGAAACTATTCAGTTTGATTATGGTTACTCTAATGATAATAAGTCTGACAGCTTGCCAGAAGAGTACCGGTAGTGACGAATCTCTTAAGTACATACAGGATAATGGGAAATTAATCCTGGGTCTGGATGATTCATTTCCGCCGATGGGCTTTCGTGATGATGCCGATAATATAGTAGGATTTGATGTTGATCTTGCGCAGGCGGTATGTGATAAACTGGGAGTAGAATTAGTACTTCAGCCGATTGAATGGGATGCTAAGGAGCAGGAATTAAATACGAAGAACATTGACTGTATCTGGAACGGTTTCTCTGTAACCCCGGATCGTCTTGAGAAGTTAACAATGTCGAAGCCATATATGTTAAATAACATAACTCTGGTAGTAACAAAGAATAGTGATATTACCAAGTTTGATGATATGGCAGGAAAGCGCCTCGCTGTACAGAGCGGTTCTTCTGCGGAAGAAACCTTAAATAGCGAAGAGAATAAAGACTTCAAGGATTCCTTGGGTCAGGTGAATCCGTTCAGCGATTATGTAACTGCTTTAATGGATCTTGAGACAGGGAACTCCGATGCGGTATTGATGGATTCGGTTGTAGCAAATTATATGATTACAGAAGCAGGAAAAGATTTTGTTGTATTAGATGAGACTTTATTAAAAGACGAATATGCCATCGGCTTCCGCAAAGGGGATACCGCTTTATGTGAAGCAGTGGAAAAAGCGTTAAAGGAACTTAAGGCTGACGGAACTGTGGAGAAGCTTGCAGTCAAATGGTTTGGTTCGGATATTACGACAATCGAATAA
- a CDS encoding carbohydrate kinase family protein codes for MHDIYLYGSTLVTDSFILEGEFPQKNQYAEFTEHHCTIGGETGICLAILSEYGIRVKADGYHLGTYTAPKLFEYFKGRSVDLSAMTVRDDFEGFHDYVLIDRINNTRNCFGPFGTLPRIMDHPYNMPIESDIADVKCAAIDPFLPDAAEATAKYAVKYKVPYITIDCRYDSYLAENCAVAAISEEFLSSEFQGENPEQLMKEYMKRGDGLYIFTFGSHEVIYGRKGKISRYEPFHVKALSTLGAGDTFKCGCIYAYYSGMSDEEIVAFACAIAGVACSVYPLADNLPTLKQIQELLDTRKK; via the coding sequence ATGCATGATATTTATTTATACGGATCTACTCTTGTAACCGATTCCTTTATTCTTGAGGGTGAATTCCCTCAGAAAAATCAATATGCAGAGTTCACGGAGCACCATTGTACGATCGGTGGAGAAACCGGAATATGCCTGGCAATACTATCGGAGTATGGAATTAGGGTAAAAGCCGATGGATATCATCTTGGTACATATACTGCACCGAAACTATTTGAGTATTTTAAGGGCAGAAGTGTAGATCTGAGTGCAATGACGGTCAGAGATGATTTTGAAGGCTTTCATGATTATGTGTTAATAGATCGAATTAATAATACCCGTAACTGCTTCGGACCATTTGGAACCTTACCAAGGATAATGGATCATCCATATAACATGCCCATAGAAAGTGACATCGCTGATGTGAAATGTGCAGCGATAGATCCGTTCTTACCGGATGCAGCAGAGGCTACAGCAAAATACGCTGTAAAGTATAAGGTTCCCTATATTACGATTGATTGTCGATACGATAGCTATCTAGCGGAAAATTGTGCTGTTGCTGCAATTTCAGAGGAGTTTTTGTCCAGTGAATTTCAGGGAGAGAATCCTGAACAGCTTATGAAGGAATATATGAAACGTGGGGACGGACTATATATATTCACCTTTGGCTCCCACGAGGTTATCTATGGCCGGAAAGGAAAGATATCACGCTACGAGCCATTCCATGTGAAAGCACTTTCAACATTGGGTGCTGGAGATACCTTTAAGTGTGGATGTATATATGCGTATTATAGTGGAATGAGCGATGAAGAAATAGTTGCTTTTGCATGTGCCATAGCGGGTGTTGCGTGTTCTGTGTATCCGTTGGCTGATAACCTGCCTACATTAAAGCAGATACAGGAATTACTGGATACCAGAAAGAAGTAG
- a CDS encoding amino acid ABC transporter permease, with amino-acid sequence MRIDNVPMDLFLPNMLSATVTVLKIFFLTILFSIPLGFIVALARRSKYKFISVPVRIYQLIFRGTPLMLQLFFFMYGPYYIFDSSLDRFVACILAFTVNYAAYFGEIFRGGIASIPKGQYEAAKVLGYTKFQTFMRIILPQVIKQVIPATGNELMTLVKDTSLAQVISVVELFRVASAAGSKYFSTVPIIVAAVFYLVMNTVVEISFKLIEKKFDYYKN; translated from the coding sequence ATGAGAATCGACAACGTACCGATGGACTTATTCCTACCGAATATGTTATCCGCCACCGTTACGGTACTAAAAATATTTTTCCTTACTATCTTATTCTCAATACCGTTAGGTTTTATCGTAGCCCTTGCAAGGAGAAGTAAATACAAATTCATCAGTGTACCGGTTCGTATTTATCAGTTGATATTCCGGGGTACGCCGTTAATGCTGCAATTGTTTTTCTTTATGTATGGTCCTTATTACATATTTGATTCCAGCCTTGACCGTTTTGTAGCTTGTATCCTTGCTTTTACAGTAAATTATGCGGCTTATTTCGGAGAGATTTTCCGCGGAGGAATTGCTTCAATTCCAAAGGGACAGTATGAAGCGGCAAAGGTACTTGGATACACTAAATTTCAGACCTTTATGAGGATTATTTTACCCCAGGTAATTAAGCAGGTCATTCCGGCAACTGGTAATGAATTAATGACCTTGGTAAAGGATACTTCTCTGGCACAGGTAATCTCGGTAGTAGAATTATTCCGTGTTGCTTCTGCAGCAGGCTCCAAATATTTCTCCACAGTACCGATTATTGTTGCTGCCGTATTCTATTTAGTTATGAACACCGTAGTTGAGATATCCTTTAAATTGATTGAAAAGAAATTCGATTACTATAAAAATTAG
- a CDS encoding amino acid ABC transporter ATP-binding protein yields MMLLKAEKIRKEFDNTSVLKDISLEVNEGEVVAIIGPSGSGKSTLLRCLTQLEKVDSGRIEVCDNVMVDTYSGFGYADNKTLHKIILEVGLVFQNFNLFPHYSVLRNIVDAQVKVLGIDKNTAKEKALSLLEKMNLRDRANAYPCELSGGQQQRIAIARALALNPRILFFDEPTSALDPELTGEILKVIRSLAEEHMTMVIVTHEMAFARDVADRVIFMDEGVIVEQGTPDEVFGNTVNERTKSFLQRFNQN; encoded by the coding sequence ATTATGTTATTGAAGGCAGAAAAAATACGGAAAGAGTTTGATAATACAAGCGTGCTGAAGGACATTTCTCTTGAAGTGAATGAGGGGGAGGTGGTTGCAATTATTGGACCCTCCGGTTCAGGAAAGTCTACATTACTTAGATGCCTTACACAGCTGGAGAAGGTAGACAGTGGTAGAATTGAAGTGTGTGACAACGTGATGGTAGATACTTATTCGGGCTTCGGATATGCGGATAATAAGACGCTTCATAAAATTATACTGGAGGTAGGCCTGGTATTTCAGAACTTCAATCTATTTCCTCATTATTCCGTACTCCGTAATATTGTGGATGCGCAGGTTAAAGTCCTTGGTATCGATAAGAATACAGCCAAAGAGAAAGCGTTGTCTCTTTTGGAAAAGATGAATTTACGTGACCGTGCGAATGCTTATCCCTGTGAGTTGTCGGGTGGACAACAGCAAAGAATTGCCATAGCACGAGCACTAGCACTGAATCCTCGGATTCTATTCTTTGATGAACCAACCTCAGCTTTGGATCCGGAATTAACCGGTGAGATATTAAAGGTAATTCGTTCCTTGGCAGAGGAGCATATGACAATGGTAATTGTTACTCATGAAATGGCTTTTGCCAGGGATGTGGCAGACCGTGTAATCTTCATGGATGAGGGTGTAATCGTGGAGCAGGGTACTCCGGACGAGGTATTTGGTAATACAGTAAATGAAAGAACCAAGAGCTTCCTGCAAAGATTTAATCAAAATTAA
- the rfbD gene encoding dTDP-4-dehydrorhamnose reductase, with the protein MQKIMITGAAGQLGLALHRLLRDDKQYKLFRTDAFATEDGMVKALDITNEAAVNDYISENKPDIIINCAAMTAVDLCESEEEKAYRINALGPKYLAMAAEITGAKLVHVSTDYVFDGLASSPYIESDATNPISVYGTTKLEGEKFVQEYCKKYYILRTAWVYGEGKNFVKTMLRLAEQNSKVRVVADQYGTPTSALELARAILFIMNTESYGIYHATCEGSTNWYEFAVTIFKEAGKNVEVEAITSEQYPTPAKRPMYSILENRAFHQRHGYYMKEWTDAFREYMRELNS; encoded by the coding sequence ATGCAAAAAATCATGATTACAGGAGCAGCCGGTCAGCTTGGATTGGCACTACATCGGCTGTTAAGAGATGACAAGCAATATAAGCTATTTCGTACGGATGCATTTGCCACTGAAGATGGAATGGTGAAGGCACTTGACATCACCAACGAAGCAGCAGTGAATGATTATATCAGTGAGAATAAGCCAGACATCATCATAAACTGTGCTGCCATGACGGCAGTTGATTTATGTGAAAGTGAAGAGGAGAAGGCATATCGAATAAATGCGCTCGGACCCAAATATCTAGCCATGGCGGCAGAGATAACCGGAGCTAAATTGGTGCATGTTTCAACAGATTATGTATTCGATGGTCTAGCTTCATCCCCATATATCGAAAGTGATGCTACCAATCCCATTAGTGTATACGGTACAACAAAGCTAGAGGGAGAAAAATTCGTTCAGGAATATTGTAAGAAATACTATATACTTCGAACTGCTTGGGTTTACGGTGAAGGAAAGAATTTTGTTAAAACAATGCTGCGTCTGGCAGAACAGAATTCGAAGGTAAGAGTGGTAGCAGATCAGTACGGAACACCTACCAGTGCTTTGGAGTTGGCAAGGGCTATTCTATTTATAATGAATACGGAAAGCTATGGTATATACCATGCTACCTGCGAGGGTAGTACGAACTGGTATGAATTTGCGGTTACGATATTTAAAGAAGCAGGTAAAAATGTAGAGGTTGAAGCAATTACATCAGAGCAGTATCCGACTCCTGCAAAAAGACCAATGTATTCTATTCTGGAAAACAGAGCATTTCACCAGCGTCACGGTTATTATATGAAAGAGTGGACAGATGCGTTCCGGGAATATATGAGAGAATTGAATTCATAA
- the rimP gene encoding ribosome maturation factor RimP, with protein sequence MAKHEEYEQKTAKLLEPILEANHFELYDVEYVKEGGSWYLRAYIDKENGVTVDDCVLVSRELSDLLDQHDFISDSYVLEVSSPGLGRQLKKDKHFEKSIGEEVEIKLYKAVNKKKEFAGKLLSFDQKSITIELEDGTTMEILRSDIATARLTFDF encoded by the coding sequence ATGGCAAAGCATGAAGAATATGAACAAAAAACGGCAAAATTACTTGAGCCGATTTTGGAAGCAAATCATTTTGAACTGTATGATGTAGAGTATGTGAAAGAAGGTGGAAGCTGGTATCTGCGGGCATACATTGACAAAGAAAATGGTGTTACTGTGGATGATTGTGTACTGGTTAGCCGGGAATTAAGTGATTTGTTAGATCAACATGATTTCATTTCAGATTCCTATGTATTAGAAGTAAGCTCACCCGGTCTAGGAAGACAGTTGAAGAAAGATAAGCATTTTGAAAAAAGCATCGGGGAAGAAGTAGAAATCAAACTATACAAGGCTGTGAATAAGAAGAAGGAGTTTGCTGGAAAGCTTCTCTCTTTTGATCAGAAGTCAATCACCATTGAACTTGAGGATGGAACTACAATGGAGATCTTGAGGTCGGATATTGCGACGGCCAGATTAACCTTTGATTTTTAA
- the nusA gene encoding transcription termination factor NusA, whose translation MDGNRELIEALNQIEKEKDISKEILLEALENSLVAACKNNFGRADNIKVNIDRVSGEVNVFAMKEVVEEVTDPIMQISLAQAKMKDVKKEIGDLVAIEVTPKNFGRIAAQKAKQVVVQKIREEERKVLYTQYSAKEKDIVTGIVQRYVGNNVSINLGKVDAILTENEQVRGEVFRPTDRIKLYVLEVKDTTKGPRITVSRTHPELVKRLFEAEVTEIQDGTVEIKSISREAGSRTKMAVWSNDPDVDAVGACVGLNGARVNAIVHELRNEKIDIINWSEDPATLIENALSPAKVVSVTVDEYEKSARVIVPDYQLSLAIGKEGQNARLAAKLTGYKIDIKSESQTMGY comes from the coding sequence ATGGATGGGAACAGAGAACTTATTGAGGCTTTAAACCAGATTGAGAAGGAAAAGGACATTAGTAAGGAAATATTACTTGAAGCATTGGAAAACTCGCTGGTTGCAGCATGTAAGAATAATTTTGGCAGAGCTGATAATATAAAGGTGAATATTGATAGAGTGTCCGGTGAAGTTAACGTATTTGCAATGAAAGAGGTTGTAGAAGAGGTTACTGATCCGATTATGCAGATTAGCCTGGCTCAAGCTAAAATGAAGGACGTTAAGAAAGAAATCGGGGACTTAGTAGCGATTGAAGTTACTCCGAAGAATTTTGGTCGAATCGCTGCTCAGAAGGCAAAGCAGGTAGTTGTTCAGAAAATCCGTGAAGAAGAGAGAAAAGTTTTATATACTCAATATAGCGCAAAGGAAAAAGACATCGTTACCGGTATCGTACAGCGATATGTGGGAAATAATGTTAGCATTAATCTGGGTAAAGTGGATGCAATACTTACGGAAAATGAACAGGTAAGAGGAGAGGTATTCCGCCCTACTGATCGTATTAAGCTTTATGTATTGGAAGTAAAGGATACAACGAAGGGACCAAGGATCACAGTATCCAGAACACATCCGGAACTGGTTAAAAGGCTCTTTGAGGCAGAGGTTACAGAAATTCAGGATGGAACGGTTGAGATTAAGAGTATTTCCAGAGAAGCCGGTTCAAGAACCAAGATGGCAGTATGGAGTAATGATCCGGATGTTGATGCTGTAGGAGCATGTGTCGGTTTGAATGGTGCGAGAGTAAATGCAATTGTGCATGAGCTTCGTAATGAGAAAATTGACATTATTAATTGGAGTGAGGATCCGGCAACCTTAATTGAAAATGCATTGAGTCCGGCAAAGGTAGTATCCGTTACAGTGGATGAATACGAGAAGAGTGCCAGAGTGATTGTACCGGATTATCAGTTATCCCTTGCAATTGGTAAGGAGGGACAGAATGCACGACTAGCTGCAAAGCTGACCGGCTATAAAATCGATATTAAGAGTGAATCACAAACCATGGGTTATTAA